The Mytilus edulis chromosome 12, xbMytEdul2.2, whole genome shotgun sequence genome contains a region encoding:
- the LOC139497148 gene encoding uncharacterized protein, producing MRVICVIEVPTTKMKYLLLIVVGIAVVKSSIFERETSLKTRLNVGEWDGFQTASAIHELASTDENEMKAIINKIPTEDKAAYIQEMKKELTAIGGLFSKLRSVDWSKENAMCDKVMADERELLKEFYKLMSMLPHDEQLLASDTCFAGLKSINYDNPNELEVQREVFDKVDDCEGEFFKALRNRIDGSSLNLDDADQVLNLLREIAASLSAVGETVAFSWNVFSKIIGPQYTPGHLREAVQNAARNVPCRLFFIRETNWDNEDFGGHCEMQSGTNSNPSSGSSPDGQGPVDTQSQTSTKKRGKQITQKAFLPFGRKTSNSLVTREPHDKTTGVGINQHLRNILRRLTNGESGSTL from the exons ATGAGAGTAATTTGTGTCATAGAAGTACCAACGACAAAGATGAAATATTTATTACTTATCGTTGTCGGAATAGCAGTAGTAAAGTCTAGCATCTTTGAGAGGGAAACATCTTTAAAG ACTAGACTGAACGTTGGTGAATGGGATGGTTTCCAGACGGCATCAGCAATACATGAGCTTGCATCGACTGATGAAAACGAAATGAAGGCAATTATAAACAAGATACCTACAGAAGATAAAGCGGCATATATACAGGAAATGAAGAAAGAATTGACTGCAATTGGAGGACTTTTCTCTAAGTTAAGAAGTG TTGACTGGAGTAAAGAAAATGCAATGTGCGATAAAGTAATGGCGGATGAGAGAGAGCTCCTGAAAGAATTCTATAAACTTATGTCTATGTTACCTCACGACG aacaaCTGCTGGCTTCCGATACATGTTTTGCTG GTCTAAAGTCAATAAACTATGATAATCCAAATGAGCTGGAGGTCCAAAGAGAAGTGTTTGATAAAGTTGATGATTGTGAGGGAGAATTTTTCAAAGCATTACGAAATAGAATTGATGGCAGTTCTCTCA ATCTTGATGATGCTGATCAAGTTTTGAACTTATTGCGAGAAATCGCTGCTTCATTGAGTGCTGTAGGTGAGACAGTTGCATTTTCCTGGAATGTATTCTCGAAGATAATAGGTCCACAGTATACTCCAG GACATCTAAGGGAAGCAGTTCAAAATGCGGCACGTAATGTACCATGCAGACTTTTCTTCATAAGAGAAACAAATTGGGACAACGAGGATTTTGGTGGACATTGCGAAATGCAATCTGGTACAAATAGCAATCCAAGTTCCGGTAGCTCTCCAGATGGTCAAGGTCCAGTTGATACTCAAAGTCAAACCTCTACTAAAAAACGCGGGAAACAGATAACACAGAAAGCATTTCTTCCATTTGGTAGGAAAACATCAAACTCTCTTGTAACAAGGGAACCACACGACAAAACTACAGGCGTAGGAATAAATCAACATTTGAGAAACATCCTTCGACGTCTCACAAATGGAGAATCTGGTTCCACCCTGTAA